The following proteins are encoded in a genomic region of Triticum dicoccoides isolate Atlit2015 ecotype Zavitan chromosome 1B, WEW_v2.0, whole genome shotgun sequence:
- the LOC119350051 gene encoding hydroxyproline O-galactosyltransferase GALT6-like, whose protein sequence is MPRRRLCRALLAVAGAAYLAFLLLFELPFSSPSSSSSASGSPSSPPPLPIFSSLLLLPRSNATATPFDGAAADAFSAARPHLAHLQTAASASASAASPPPASPICPASISLHADKLPADGVRTVELPCGLAVGSHVTVVARPRPARPEYDPKIAQRKDGGKTPLMVSQFMVELVGTKVVDGEAPPRILHFNPRIRGDYSGKPVIEMNSCYRMQWAQSHRCEGFASRPAEETVDAQLKCEKWIRDDDNKSEESKMKWWVKRLIGRSKDVHISWPYPFGEGKLFVLTLTAGLEGYHVNVDGRHVTSFPYRTGYTLEDATGLSINGDIDIESIFASSLPSSHPSFSPERYLEMSEQWRAPPLPTEPVELFIGILSAASHFAERMAVRKSWMMYTRKSSNIVARFFVALNGKMEVNAELKREAEFFQDIVIVPFMDSYDLVVLKTIAIAEYGVRVIPAKYVMKCDDDTFVRIDSVLDQIKKVKSDKSVYVGSINYYHRPLRSGKWAVTYEEWPEEAYPSYANGPGYVISSDIARYIVSEFDNQTLRLFKMEDVNMGMWVEKFNITRRPVEYRHDVRFYQAGCFDGYITAHYQSPQHMICLWRKLQSGSTHCCNVR, encoded by the exons ATGCCGCGCCGGCGCCTGTGCCGCGcgctcctcgccgtcgccggagcggcctacctcgccttcctcctcctcttcgagcTCCCGTTCTCATCCCCATCCTCGTCGTCTTCAGCCTCAGGG TCTCCgtcctccccgccgccgctccccatcttctcctccctcctcctcctccccaggtCCAACGCCACGGCCACCCCCTTCGACGGCGCCGCGGCCGACGCCTTCTCCGCCGCAAGgccccatcttgcgcacctccagaCCGCCGCATCCGCGTCCGCGTCCGCCGCGTCCCCGCCCCCGGCCTCCCCGATCTGCCCGGCCTCCATCTCGCTCCACGCGGACAAGCTCCCCGCCGACGGGGTCCGGACGGTGGAGCTCCCCTGCGGGCTGGCGGTGGGGTCGCACGTGACGGTGGTGGCGCGCCCGCGGCCCGCGCGGCCCGAGTACGACCCCAAGATCGCCCAGCGCAAGGACGGCGGGAAGACGCCGCTCATGGTGTCGCAGTTCATGGTGGAGCTGGtgggcaccaaggtggtggacggcgAGGCGCCGCCCAGGATCCTCCACTTCAACCCCAGGATCCGCGGGGATTACAGCGGCAAGCCGGTGATTGAGATGAACAGCTGCTACAGGATGCAGTGGGCGCAGTCGCACCGCTGCGAGGGCTTCGCCTCCCGCCCCGCCGAGGAAACCG TtgatgctcagctcaagtgtgagaaaTGGATTCGGGATGATGACAACAAGTCGGAGGAGTCAAAGATGAAGTGGTGGGTGAAACGTTTAATTGGTAGGTCAAAGGATGTGCACATCAGTTGGCCATACCCATTCGGAGAAGGCAAGCTGTTTGTTTTGACTCTCACAGCTGGTTTGGAAGGTTACCATGTCAATGTTGATGGGAGGCATGTCACTTCATTTCCTTACCGCACT GGTTACACTCTTGAGGATGCAACTGGGTTGTCTATCAATGGAGACATCGATATTGAGTCAATTTTTGCTAGTTCTCTGCCCAGTTCACATCCTAGTTTCTCCCCAGAGAGATACCTTGAAATGTCTGAGCAATGGAGAGCCCCACCGCTACCAACTGAACCTGTTGAGCTTTTTATTGGCATTCTGTCTGCAGCGAGCCATTTTGCCGAACGTATGGCTGTGCGCAAGTCATGGATGATGTATACAAGAAAATCATCTAATATTGTAGCTCGGTTCTTTGTGGCTCTG AACGGTAAAATGGAGGTCAATGCAGAGTTGAAAAGGGAGGCAGAGTTCTTCCAAGACATCGTCATAGTGCCTTTCATGGATAGTTATGATCTTGTTGTTTTGAAGACCATTGCCATTGCGGAGTATGGG GTTCGAGTCATCCCAGCAAAGTATGTAATGAAATGTGATGATGATACATTTGTTAGAATTGATTCCGTACTGGACCAAATAAAGAAAGTTAAAAGCGATAAGAGTGTGTATGTGGGAAGCATCAACTACTACCATAGACCACTGAGATCTGGCAAGTGGGCTGTGACTTATGAG GAATGGCCAGAGGAGGCTTACCCAAGTTATGCCAATGGGCCTGGCTATGTGATCTCATCAGATATTGCACGCTACATCGTATCTGAATTTGACAATCAGACGCTTCGG CTATTTAAGATGGAAGATGTCAACATGGGCATGTGGGTGGAGAAATTCAACATCACTCGCCGGCCAGTAGAGTATCGGCACGACGTGAGGTTCTACCAGGCTGGTTGCTTCGATGGTTACATCACCGCACACTATCAGTCCCCCCAGCACATGATCTGTCTGTGGAGAAAGTTGCAGTCCGGTAGCACCCATTGCTGCAACGTGCGATGA